In Cydia fagiglandana chromosome 16, ilCydFagi1.1, whole genome shotgun sequence, the following are encoded in one genomic region:
- the LOC134672203 gene encoding uncharacterized protein LOC134672203, with the protein MRHKTYLFYYLAILCFVHKIKGNLIVNTNSGKVEGKEVPSILQDEKYYTFAGIPYAKPPVGSLRFMPPEPHPGWEDVLEAKKEKKHCAQNNIRRNKGFSGDEDCLTLSIHTPRPPASDLNLPVIVFLYSEQFRTAYNGSREYGPDFFMKEDVILINVHHRLGALGFLSFEDDLLPGNNGLRDVILALNWVKENIKYFGGDPSRVTLMGSQSGGVLVETLLHSPKSKGLYSAAIIQSGTLWNSMYFNNKGREKAIEYSKALKEETATSSHLLKRLAIIPAVKLVEAEPYAVHADEARAIQRGVPPFGPVIEHDHPDAIITELPDNKPLDLGVPVMIGFNSREGMEISERYLQKPQYLTFADRDFLMLFPIRVDYHFKLNENIYGHAVQDIKDYYFDEGYIKVSKPGEYVTYLGDIMSFYPTDYAVRKYTNTSSSPVFYYMFDYSGELNLRKKLILENALSIDGAWGATTGDELCYLFVCNGLRKAYTKALKDEDSEEIKVLKNMVRLWTNFAKTGNPTPPGDEFSWHPASHQKKECLVISDELTMAERLYDDTVNFWDDWMAKYGALAVNGVVQDVKDELHSNRLNLKMILRNTLNIVLCCLGIIIVVIESCYSENNVDVILKQGVLSGTLDKTLFKKRDYYAFRGIPYAEPPIGALRFLPPKPHQGWKGTHESHKIKPTCMQFNSRSRNGEPIGLSGSEDCLHLSVFTPSLQGPTPVLVFDYNDNFRTGFNSTDTYSPDFFLEEDVIVVTINHRLDMFGYLTTNDEVIPPNAGLKDFILALEWIKENIEQFGGDPNRVTLMGSRGGAALIHILLFSKKAKGLFSSVIMQSGTALEPVYFPNNSRNKPFMLGEEVDIKTDDSQTLLEELQKIDAEELFYKQVNLLDNEDITERQMSIFPFAPVVEIDNPDAVLTSLPDNSNVINDVPILIGFNSREGLDLAFPYIASPRLVEITQDFFIHFPIRSGFRFNRNSTVFQKMEQEIKEFYFQDGYFHVGNILEYAVYIGDVLHNYALDYTVAKLAHQLSSPLYYYMFDFNGLLNENSLHISSRALNTVKNWGATVGDELCYLHVCTRIKKNYESLTKLVSEQAEIKLLRKMVRMWTNFIKTSNPTPDEKDDTLNKITWTSVNKDSKEKQYLHITKTPRMKAGPLGERAAFWDNLLEKYSAMAVDGVVTDPEPTHEEL; encoded by the exons ATGAGACATAAAACATATCTATTTTATTACCTTGCAATTTTATGCTTCGTGCATAAAATTAAAGGAAATTTGATCGTAAATACGAATTCGGGAAAGGTCGAGGGTAAAGAAGTGCCGTCTATATTGCAAGATGAGAAGTACTATACTTTCGCAGGTATACCATATGCTAAACCACCCGTCGGCAGCCTCAGATTTATG CCTCCAGAGCCCCATCCTGGCTGGGAAGATGTGTTAGAAgccaaaaaagaaaagaaacactGCGCGCAAAATAATATTAGAAGAAACAAAGGCTTCAGCGGAGATGAAGACTGCTTAACTCTCAGCATCCACACTCCCAGGCCTCCGGCGAGTGACCTCAACTTGCCCGTTATAGTGTTCCTGTACAGCGAACAATTTCGAACTGCCTATAATGGCTCCAGAGAATACGGTCCAGACTTTTTCATGAAAGAAGATGTAATTTTAATCAATGTTCACCACAGACTTGGTGCCCTTGGCTTCCTGTCTTTTGAGGACGATTTACTACCCGGCAATAATGGATTGAGAGACGTAATTTTGGCATTAAATTGGGTaaaggaaaatattaaatacttCGGAGGTGACCCCAGCCGAGTCACATTGATGGGCAGTCAGTCTGGAGGCGTGTTAGTAGAAACCTTACTGCATTCGCCAAAATCAAAGGGATTATATAGTGCCGCTATTATACAAAGTGGGACACTGTGGAACTCGATGTATTTCAACAACAAAGGCCGAGAAAAGGCCATAGAATATTCTAAAGCGCTGAAGGAAGAGACTGCTACAAGTTCCCACTTGCTGAAACGGTTGGCTATTATTCCTGCTGTGAAGCTTGTGGAGGCAGAACCCTACGCCGTCCATGCGGATGAAGCAAGAGCTATCCAACGTGGTGTTCCTCCTTTCGGGCCGGTCATCGAGCACGATCACCCTGACGCCATAATCACTGAGCTGCCGGACAACAAGCCACTTGATTTAGGAGTACCCGTCATGATAGGGTTTAACTCTCGAGAAGGTATGGAGATCTCCGAACGCTATTTGCAAAAACCTCAATACCTCACTTTTGCTGACAGAGATTTCCTTATGCTATTTCCTATTCGAGTCGACtatcattttaaattaaacgaGAATATATATGGCCATGCTGTCCAAGACATCAAGGATTACTATTTCGACGAAGGTTACATTAAAGTCAGTAAACCAGGGGAATACGTAACTTACCTTGGAGATATTATGTCATTCTATCCCACGGACTATGCTGTGAGAAAATACACAAATACTTCGAGCAGCCCTGTTTTCTACTACATGTTTGATTACAGCGGAGAGCTGAATTTAAGAAAGAAACTGATTCTGGAAAACGCACTGAGTATTGATGGGGCATGGGGCGCTACAACAGGGGATGAACTTTGTTACTTGTTTGTATGCAATGGTTTAAGAAAAGCCTACACTAAGGCTTTAAAAGACGAAGATTCAGAGGAAATCAAGGTTTTGAAAAATATGGTCCGATTGTGGACAAACTTCGCGAAAACTGG taACCCAACCCCACCGGGCGACGAGTTCAGCTGGCATCCCGCCTCGCATCAGAAGAAGGAGTGTCTGGTGATCAGCGACGAGCTGACGATGGCCGAGCGACTCTACGACGACACCGTCAATTTCTGGGACGACTGGATGGCCAAGTACGGAGCTCTGGCTGTCAACGGGGTTGTGCAAGATGTTAAGGACGAATTA CACTCTAATCGTTTAAACCTTAAAATGATATTGAGAAATACGTTAAATATCGTGCTGTGTtgcttaggtattataatagTAGTTATAGAATCGTGTTACAGTGAAAATAATGTTGATGTGATTTTAAAACAAGGAGTGTTGTCAGGGACGTTGGATAAAACGTTATTCAAGAAACGAGATTATTATGCGTTCAGGGGTATACCTTATGCAGAACCGCCAATAGGAGCACTTAGGTTTTTG CCTCCAAAACCACATCAAGGTTGGAAAGGCACACATGAAAGTCACAAAATCAAGCCAACATGCATGCAGTTCAACTCACGAAGCCGCAACGGCGAACCTATTGGCCTCTCCGGCTCCGAAGACTGTCTCCACCTCAGCGTGTTCACACCCTCCCTTCAAGGCCCCACACCAGTCCTCGTCTTCGATTACAACGACAACTTTAGAACCGGTTTCAACAGCACTGATACGTACTCCCCTGACTTTTTCTTAGAAGAAGATGTCATAGTCGTGACAATCAACCATCGCTTGGATATGTTCGGCTACCTCACTACTAATGACGAAGTTATCCCTCCTAATGCTGGCTTGAAAGACTTTATCTTGGCTTTGGAATGGATCAAAGAGAATATCGAGCAATTTGGTGGCGACCCGAACAGAGTGACGTTGATGGGAAGCAGAGGAGGAGCTGCGTTAATACACATATTGCTGTTTTCTAAAAAAGCTAAAGGCTTGTTTTCAAGTGTGATCATGCAAAGTGGTACAGCGTTAGAGCCTGTATACTTTCCTAATAATTCTAGGAATAAACCTTTCATGCTTGGTGAAGAAGTTGATATCAAGACTGATGATAGTCAAACTTTACTGGAAGAACTACAAAAAATTGATGCCGAGGAGTTGTTTTATAAACAAGTGAACCTTCTTGACAATGAAGATATTACTGAACGGCAAATGTCTATTTTTCCATTTGCACCTGTTGTTGAGATTGATAATCCTGACGCCGTGCTCACGTCTCTACCAGATAACTCCAACGTCATCAATGACGTGCCAATCCTGATTGGTTTTAATTCTAGAGAAGGCTTAGATTTAGCGTTCCCCTATATAGCCTCGCCGCGTCTTGTAGAAATAACCCAAGACTTCTTCATCCACTTTCCAATAAGATCTGGGTTTAGATTTAATCGCAACAGTACTGTGTTCCAAAAAATGGAGCAAGAAATAAAAGAATTTTATTTCCAAGATGGCTACTTTCATGTTGGGAATATTTTGGAATATGCAGTTTACATTGGGGATGTACTGCACAACTACGCATTGGACTATACGGTAGCAAAACTTGCGCATCAATTGTCTTCTCCGTTGTATTACTACATGTTCGACTTTAATGGGTTGTTGAATGAGAACAGCTTGCACATATCCAGTCGAGCCCTTAACACCGTAAAGAACTGGGGTGCCACTGTGGGCGACGAGCTCTGTTACCTGCATGTGTGTACTAGGATTAAGAAGAATTACGAATCACTCACGAAACTTGTCAGCGAGCAAGCTGAGATAAAGCTCCTGAGGAAAATGGTGCGAATGTGGACcaattttattaaaactag CAACCCTACGCCGGATGAGAAAGACGACACCTTGAATAAAATAACATGGACTTCAGTCAACAAGGACTCCAAAGAAAAGCAatacttgcacataactaaaaCCCCGCGGATGAAAGCTGGTCCTCTTGGCGAACGAGCTGCCTTCTGGGACAACTTGCTCGAGAAGTATTCTGCAATGGCCGTCGACGGTGTTGTCACGGACCCTGAACCAACACATGAAGAATTATAA